In Chlamydia gallinacea 08-1274/3, the sequence GAAAAACCGTTTTGGCTCCATATTTTCTATAACTACGTGGGGAGAATCTCACGGCCCCTCTATTGGCGTTGTCATAGATGGATGCCCTGCAGGGATTCGTTTGGACTCTGAAGATTTTATTCCCGCTATGGCACGAAGATCTCCAGGCAAACCCTACACATCACAACGCCAAGAAACAGACAAAGTCCACATCCTTTCAGGAGTCTATCAAGGGAAAACTACGGGAACACCAATTTCTCTACAAATTTTTAATATTGATGTGAATAGTTCTCCCTACCAGCAACAAAAAGATTGCTACCGTCCAGGGCATGGACAATACGCCTACGAAAAAAAATATGGTATCGTCAATCCTCTAGGCGGAGGAAGATCCTCTGCTAGAGAAACCGCGTGTCGTGTTGCTGGAGGTGTAGTTGCTGCAAAGCTCCTCGCACATTATGACATTTTTAGCCTAGCTTTTTTATCAAAAATCGGCCCCTTAGTCGTTGAAGGTTACCCAAAATTTTCAAAAGAATTTGCTCACAAGATTTACCAATCACCCTATTTTTCTCCTCTAGCAAATCAAGACATCCAGGAAATACTCATCAATATTCAAGAAAAAAAAGATTCTCTAGGCGGGATTGTTTCCTTCATTACTTCTCCCATTCATGAGAGCCTTGGAGAACCGATTTTCTATAAAATACAAGCTGTTTTAGCCTCAGCCTTAATGAGCATTCCCGCTGCTAAAGGATTTGAAATTGGTCTGGGATTTTCATCTGCAGATATGACAGGATCTGAGTATACAGATCCTTTAATCTCCTCTAGTGGGCACATTACCCTAAGTTCGAACCATTGTGGAGGATCTTTAGGAGGCATCACCGTGGGAGCCCCCCTCCAGGGGCGTGTCGCCTTCAAACCTACATCTTCTATACAAATTCCCTGTCCTACAGTCACAAAAACAGGAAAACCTACGTACTATGCAACTCCAAAAGAAGGACGCCATGACCCATGCGTTGCCATACGCGCAGTTCCCGTAGTCGAGGCTATGATCAATCTCGTGTTAGCTGATTTATTCTTACAACAACGGTGCTCTAAACTATGATCCATCCTTTTCTTACCCAACCGCACCCTATGCAACTAGTGACCAACCTATTCAATAACAAGTTATTTTCCTCAATATCACGAGCTTATCCTATAGTCATTGTTTCCGATTACCAAGTGAGAGATCAGGTTCTTCCTCCAATAATTGAATTCATGGAATCTCTAGGATACAGAGTTGTTGTACTTACCTTCCCTCCCGGAGAACGCAATAAAACATGGGAAACCTTTCTTTCCTTACACAACCATCTTATAGATAACAATATTCCATCATCATCACCTATTTTTGGTATCGGTGGAGGCGTCTCATTAGATATCGCAGGATTTTTAGCATCTACCTACTGTCGAGGCCTGCCCTTATTTTTCATTCCCACGACTTTACTAGCTATGATCGATGCAAGTATCGGAGGAAAAAATGGTGTGAACTTTCGAGGATTAAAAAACCGTTTGGGAACATTTTACCTTCCTCAAGAGGTATGGATACACCCTCAATGTTTAGCAACTCTTCCTCAACAAGAATGGACAAATGGAATTGCTGAAGCTATAAAACATAGCTGCATTGCAAATACTTCCCTCTGGGAATTTATGGATACCTATCGTACCGACCTCTGTACATCCCCAGAAATTCTCGAAGAATTTATAAAAAGAAATTGCCAAGTCAAAGCAGAAATTGTAGCTAAAGATCCTAAAGACAAAAATCTAAGAAAAATACTGAATTTCGGCCATACTTTTGCTCACGCTATAGAAACATTATCCCAAGGATATATTCCCCACGGCCACGCGGTCAGTGTAGGGATGGTAATAGAAATGAAAATCGCTGTCGCTATGGGAAAAGTAAAACAAACCAATCTTCTTGAACTAGTATCTCATAAGTTAACATCTTTTCACCTCCCGACTTCGCTGGCAGAGCTTCGTAAATTTCTTCCCCAACATCTGCGGAAAGAATTTCATAAAAATAATCTCATGCATTTCTTACAATATGACAAAAAAAACCCATCTACAAAAGCAATACGCATTGTTATTCTCGAACAATTAGGTCGTGCTTCTACCTGTGATGGTGCTTATTGCGCCTCCCCCTGCAAGGATATTCTTAATCAAATAATTCAGGAAGAATTTCATGTTATGTGCCACAATTAGCGGTCCCTCATTCAAAGAAGCTCAACAGCAAATTCTCCATTCCCTTCCTTTTGTAGATAGCATAGAATTACGTATAGATTATCTTCTTTCCCTCTCTGAAGAAGAGATTCATGAGCTCATAATCTTAGCTAAACACCCGATTCTTACATTAAAACGTTTAGCCCACACTCCCCAAGAAGTTTGGGTACAACAAGTGATGAATCTTGCAAGATTGCAACCGGAATATTTAGATATTGATTATACGTTTCCAAAAGAAGCTTTAAACCATATTCGGAAATACTATCCCAAAATAAAAATCCTACTTTCTTTTCACAGTGATACTTATGAACACCTACCCACGATCTATAAAAATCTTGCTCAAACACCTGCTCATGAATATAAACTCGCTATCTCTCCAAGAAATTCCCTAGAGACATTTCATTGTCTACAGTATAAAAACCATCTCCCAGAAAATACTACTCTTCTCTGTATGGGAGAGGTAGGTATTCCATCAAGAATTCTTTCCCCTTTAATAAAAAATAAAAAAAATTATACTGCAGCTCCTTACTCTTCACCAGTAGCTCCTGGACAACTCCCATTAAAAGAACTCCTTACCTATAATTATGCAAATCTCTCTGAGAAATCACAGATCTACGGCTTGATAGGCAATCCTATTGACCGTAGTATTAGCCATATATCGCATAATCAACTCTTTGCAAATCTTCATCTATCCGCAAGTTATATAAAAATCTTACTAGAATTTCATGAGCTGGAAGCTTTTATCTCACTATCTCGAGAACTTCCTTTTCGAGGATTAAGCGTTACCACGCCCTTTAAAACAGAAATCATCAACTACATTGATGTATTAGATCCTTCTGTTCACCAATGTCAGGCATGTAACACACTAGTGTTTAAAAACAACACTCTGATTGGCTATAATACAGATGGATTGGGAATGATTCATCTCTTGAATGCCAAAGGTATTTCCTTGAAAAACTCTCGCCTAGGCATTGTAGGCGCTGGGGGAGCGGCTAAAGCTATTGCCCTAGCGTGTGCTCATGCAGGAGCTAATATTAGCATTTTCAATCGTAGTTCAACTCCAGGAATTCAACTTGCTAACCTATGTGGAGGCTCTTTCTTTCCTTTAAATGAATTGTCTCCCACACAGGCAATTGATATTCTCATCCTCTGTCTCCCCCCAAATACTCCTTTTCCGGAAATCTTTCCTCCTATAATTCTTGATATCAACACCCTTCCTAAAGAATCTACTTATACCAAGAAGGCCAAACACCGTGGGTGCTATATCCTTTACGGATACGAACTATTTGCTCAGCAAGCCCTACTCCAATTTGCTCTCTGGCTCCCGACTCCCCTCTCACAACATCAGCACGATGAATTTCTTATACATATAGAAAATATTATGCATTCTGTGTAAAATTTTCTTTTGCAAATACTGTTTTCTATTTTTCATGCAAACGTCAATATGGAATTTTTGGATATTGCTGTGTTTCTTCTTTCCTATTGTAGGACATACTGCGGTAACGACACGGTATGTAGAAATAAAATCTATCCACGAAGTTGCTGGCGATATTCTCTATGATCCTAGTGATTTTTGGTTAATTTTAGATCTTGACGATACTCTATTAGAGGGAGCTCAAGCATTAACACAATTCCTCTGGTTGCAAAAAACTTTGATCGGGTTACAACAACTAGGATTTACAGAAAACGAAGCTTGGAATACAGCTTATCCTTATTGGGAATCCATTCAAGACAAAGGATCCGTAAAAACTATCGAATCTGCGATGCTCACGCTTATCTCACGTCTGCAAGAGCAAGGAAAAACGGTTTTTGCCTATACAGAACGACAACGCTCTGCAGAAGAAATTACAATAAAACAATTGAAAAGCTTAGACATTACCTTACTGTCCTCAGCACCACCAACTCCTCAAACACTACCACCGAATATTTTTTTCTCTTCCGGAATACTATTTGGTGGAGAGCTCCATAAAGGACCTGGTTTACAGTTTTTTTTGAATGCAATAAACACATGTCCAGAAAAAATCATTTACATTGATAATGATAAACATAACGTTTTACGCATTGGAGAATTATGTAAATCAAAAAAAATTTCTTATTTCGGAATTACATACACAGCACAAAAATTTTCTCTTCCTATCTATTTTCCTGAAATTTCTAAGGTCCAATATACCTATGCGCAAAAACTTCTTAGTAATGAGGCTGCGGCATTATTATTACGACATCAAATGGCGGAATAACGCAAACCAAAAATGATGGCATAAAACAACTATTTTTTTTACAGTCACGTTAAAAACTCGTGTATTCCGTGGTCCATGATACTTGTTCGTTTTCTGGTATTTATTTGCTTATGTAGCTGTAGCTTTTTCCTTTCTTTTCCTGCTTACGGAAAAGATCCAACACACCCTCATCTCCACCACCATCGAATTGCAGATAGGCTAAAAAAAAGCACTACTCGACATACACCTAAAATAGAAACTCATGACTGCGAACCACATACCTATGTATTATCTCCTGTTCGTAATGTTCTTGCCCGCCGGCCCTGTGACAATGGCTGGTCAATTTCTCGACTCTTCCATTCCATAGAAGAAGAAACGAATTCTCAAATTACTATTGATTTCACCATTCTTCCTCAACGATTTTATCCCAAAAAGAGTGCTCTTACTCAAATTGAAGAAGAACAGCCTATTTGGCAATTCTACATGAGTCCAAATGCCTCATGGCAAATCTATAATACCCCCATGGCAGGAGTAGGAAGTATTGATTTTTCCTATACCTTAATCCGTTACTGGGAAAACAATGCACAAAATGCTAACAATGCTTTGGGCATTGCAGGAGAAATTAATGACTACAGTACACGGGCAAATACACTCAATACTCTTACATTTTCTCAAACGTTCCCTGGAAATTGGTTAACGATTTCCTTAGGTCAATACAGCCTGTATTCCATAGATGGAACTGCATATGATAATGACCAACAATCCGGGTTTATCAGCTATGCACTATCACAGAATGCCAGTGCTACTTATTCATTAGGAAGCATTGGGGCTTACCTACAACTCACTCCTTTACCTTCCCTGAATATCCAAGTAGGTCTTCAAGATGCTTATAATGTTTTAGGAACGGGTTTCCGCATTCGTAATTTAAACAAAAAGAAATACAACTTTTATGGTTATTTATCTTTGTCTCCGCAATGTCTCTTAGGAGGAGGACAATACTCCGCTCTTATTTACTCCACACGTGCGGTCCCCGAGCAACCAGTAAACACTACAGGTTGGTCTCTAAATTTTGGTCAATATCTAGGGAAAAAATTGTACGTATTCGGCAGATGGAATGGATCTACAGGAAAAGCCGTCAATCTACATCGCTCTTATGTTTTAGGTTTAGCCTCACCCGATCCTATTCACAGAAACTCTCAAGATGT encodes:
- a CDS encoding bifunctional 3-dehydroquinate dehydratase/shikimate dehydrogenase, which gives rise to MLCATISGPSFKEAQQQILHSLPFVDSIELRIDYLLSLSEEEIHELIILAKHPILTLKRLAHTPQEVWVQQVMNLARLQPEYLDIDYTFPKEALNHIRKYYPKIKILLSFHSDTYEHLPTIYKNLAQTPAHEYKLAISPRNSLETFHCLQYKNHLPENTTLLCMGEVGIPSRILSPLIKNKKNYTAAPYSSPVAPGQLPLKELLTYNYANLSEKSQIYGLIGNPIDRSISHISHNQLFANLHLSASYIKILLEFHELEAFISLSRELPFRGLSVTTPFKTEIINYIDVLDPSVHQCQACNTLVFKNNTLIGYNTDGLGMIHLLNAKGISLKNSRLGIVGAGGAAKAIALACAHAGANISIFNRSSTPGIQLANLCGGSFFPLNELSPTQAIDILILCLPPNTPFPEIFPPIILDINTLPKESTYTKKAKHRGCYILYGYELFAQQALLQFALWLPTPLSQHQHDEFLIHIENIMHSV
- the aroC gene encoding chorismate synthase, encoding MKNRFGSIFSITTWGESHGPSIGVVIDGCPAGIRLDSEDFIPAMARRSPGKPYTSQRQETDKVHILSGVYQGKTTGTPISLQIFNIDVNSSPYQQQKDCYRPGHGQYAYEKKYGIVNPLGGGRSSARETACRVAGGVVAAKLLAHYDIFSLAFLSKIGPLVVEGYPKFSKEFAHKIYQSPYFSPLANQDIQEILINIQEKKDSLGGIVSFITSPIHESLGEPIFYKIQAVLASALMSIPAAKGFEIGLGFSSADMTGSEYTDPLISSSGHITLSSNHCGGSLGGITVGAPLQGRVAFKPTSSIQIPCPTVTKTGKPTYYATPKEGRHDPCVAIRAVPVVEAMINLVLADLFLQQRCSKL
- a CDS encoding DUF2608 domain-containing protein, yielding MQTSIWNFWILLCFFFPIVGHTAVTTRYVEIKSIHEVAGDILYDPSDFWLILDLDDTLLEGAQALTQFLWLQKTLIGLQQLGFTENEAWNTAYPYWESIQDKGSVKTIESAMLTLISRLQEQGKTVFAYTERQRSAEEITIKQLKSLDITLLSSAPPTPQTLPPNIFFSSGILFGGELHKGPGLQFFLNAINTCPEKIIYIDNDKHNVLRIGELCKSKKISYFGITYTAQKFSLPIYFPEISKVQYTYAQKLLSNEAAALLLRHQMAE
- a CDS encoding carbohydrate porin, with amino-acid sequence MILVRFLVFICLCSCSFFLSFPAYGKDPTHPHLHHHRIADRLKKSTTRHTPKIETHDCEPHTYVLSPVRNVLARRPCDNGWSISRLFHSIEEETNSQITIDFTILPQRFYPKKSALTQIEEEQPIWQFYMSPNASWQIYNTPMAGVGSIDFSYTLIRYWENNAQNANNALGIAGEINDYSTRANTLNTLTFSQTFPGNWLTISLGQYSLYSIDGTAYDNDQQSGFISYALSQNASATYSLGSIGAYLQLTPLPSLNIQVGLQDAYNVLGTGFRIRNLNKKKYNFYGYLSLSPQCLLGGGQYSALIYSTRAVPEQPVNTTGWSLNFGQYLGKKLYVFGRWNGSTGKAVNLHRSYVLGLASPDPIHRNSQDVFGVACALNRVNPQVVQIQRTRQYETVIEAFATLGCGPHISITPDFQFYIHPALRTNKRSVTVYGIRANFST
- the aroB gene encoding 3-dehydroquinate synthase; translation: MIHPFLTQPHPMQLVTNLFNNKLFSSISRAYPIVIVSDYQVRDQVLPPIIEFMESLGYRVVVLTFPPGERNKTWETFLSLHNHLIDNNIPSSSPIFGIGGGVSLDIAGFLASTYCRGLPLFFIPTTLLAMIDASIGGKNGVNFRGLKNRLGTFYLPQEVWIHPQCLATLPQQEWTNGIAEAIKHSCIANTSLWEFMDTYRTDLCTSPEILEEFIKRNCQVKAEIVAKDPKDKNLRKILNFGHTFAHAIETLSQGYIPHGHAVSVGMVIEMKIAVAMGKVKQTNLLELVSHKLTSFHLPTSLAELRKFLPQHLRKEFHKNNLMHFLQYDKKNPSTKAIRIVILEQLGRASTCDGAYCASPCKDILNQIIQEEFHVMCHN